AGCCAAACAAGCTCCCGGGAGACAACACCGGAGCCCTTGAGGTTGTGATCACGGAGAGATGACACCAACGCCGGCCACTTTTGTTTATACACAAGAGCGTCTCCAGGGTGGATGGTAATGGAAATGGCTGTAGTGTGGGTCTCCGGGCAGTTTACAGACGCAATAGCCAAGAGCACGAACATTTCCTCCAGCGTAAGCCACCTAGTGTCAAGTTTTTGGCTTTTTAATAAGACTCCCATTTCCACACACACCtgcaaaaaatgacaaaaatgttgtaaaaatgtatttcaggCACATGTTGGCAATGAACTTGCTACACGGCTGTGCCGTCCATTTGTATAACCTGAATAAGACTTACCGTCGAAGCAGCTGGAATCGGTGTTAAGATTCTAATATGAatcattgaaccatttattaTGTCTCTGCTGAAATGATGGCATTTTTCGGTTAATAATGACCAACAGTCCAAACGTCCACATATGAACTATTCAGAAAAAAGTCAAACTACATGTTGTTGCCTGAATATTACTTCAGTGCTGTATCTCAAAATACACATGAATTCATACCTGATATTTTTGTGACACTGCTCTCAATTTTTAAATGGCCCCCGCAAATCTTCTTCGGTGGTTTGGCGTTACTTCACCACAAAGTATGTGTGTGTTCTTccatggacttaaaaaaaaaaaagtctacagaaTGAAAGGAGACTTGTGCATTTTCAAATGAATATTTTCAATCTAATTCCTTAGCCTAGTTCCTCAGGTGGTGAACAATGTTCTGATTCTCACAGCAACATTGATCTGGTAGCCACAGTTGACTTCTGTTTTTTAGTACAATCACGAAAAGTGCAACTAGTTTCCTCACAGCATAACGCATTCAAAAATACAATAGGGggtgataataaaataaaaaaataaaataaaatgagccTCTCTGGGAAAGGAAAGCTGCAAGTATCTAATGGCTCACTGCGTTACTCGGCGTCTGACAGGAAGTTGTGCCCATAATCGTTTTAACATCAGAGCTCCCAGGAGTAAGGTGGATATTGcagttttaaaagtaacacCTCCTGTTGTTGATGGGACAGTCAGTCAGACTCAGCTTGGTAACTTTTgctctttttgaaaaaaatggtctCTTCTGAAAAATGTTCCGGTGCCACGGCTTGGTAGAAGAAAGATATGCAAAACACGCTTTCGAAGCATGAGGCGACATTACATTTATGAGAGCGCCACCCATCATTCTTCAACAAGTGTAAAGCAACGATAACATATTACTATTTTGAAATTAATGTAAGTAAACTGCAGCTACCAGCATTGGGGAAATAAATACTACAGACTTGCTACTTGGCTGCCAACTCGCTAATCTCGCATGGCTAACATCAGCTCTGACTTCAAAAGCAGAGAAGGATCTTTACTCTTTCAAACTACttgattttgattttagttAGAACAATTCAATTGTTTATTGCATCCTACATATACTAATGTTGTCTATTCATTCCTGCACTTTAACTTACAATTGTAATTGTAATAGTTGCATTTAGGTAACAACGGGATAAATTGGAACAGGGTCAATTATTCCATTTATTTGGATCCACAATGCAGTCACCAATTTCACATGATTTTGTTTCTTTGCATGAAATGATGGTAGACGATACTCGTCCGGGCATGTATCTGACTGAAgatcagcaccccccccccccaccccaaaaccCCCCAATTCAGCAGCCCGAGTATGGTGCGTGGGGAGGTAGCGgttggggtggggtggtgggggcGGTAGGGGTTCATTTCCAGCTGATTAGACCGCCTTTAACCCTGCAACAACCCACCCCCTTTCTGCCCCCTCTGCCCTGCAGCTGGGGTAGACAATGTGAGCGGGGTTAAAGGTTGCCCGGCGGGGGTGTCACTAGTCATTTGTGATGCTAATGCTATTCTGTGATGTCACTGTAAacacgactactactactactgctccAAGTGACATCATGTTTTTCCTGCCTTGCAGCACACATGTGCAGTACAAacaacacaggaaaaaaaaagtaggctgTGGCTAAAGTTATGCAGCCGTCTGCATAGTCATTTGAAGCTGCTAATTAGCTTAGCAACCGTAAGTAAGCAAAAGCTCAATTAGATTGAAGTCACGCTATATGTGAGTTTCTTGTCCAGTCACATGAAGTCTGACATGACTGCTCCAGGCCACAACAAGCACATGGTGGAAGGATGGAAATTAATCCGCATGGTTGGTCATATGGGAGCCTatttctaacaaaacaaaaagttacgTTATATAATACATGTACTGTTGAAAAGATGTCATGTGATTGTACAGTATCTCTCGCCAGTTATTATACAATGAACCTCCACTTTTTACGGAGATTCCGGATGACGCCCTGACACCAACAGTGAGAATCTGCAAGTACTGTAATTGAAGGCCTAAGCAGTGTGCAGTCATTAGGCCCTTCGAAACCGAAAGCATTACACTGCCAGCGTACGCCGAGATGATATCTGGGGACACTTCATGCGTGCAGCAGGCATGTCCGGGATTCCCATTTTCTATGAGTGACATCACGTTACACTTGTTTATGCACTGTGATCCCCGTGTGCCTTTCTGCTTTCTGATTACGGCCTTAAATTGAGCCTCAAGTACAGACGGCAATTGATTATTTTCATACGCCAAACTTGCGCGGCACAACACCGAGAAACCTGACACCCAAGGTTGACTCATTGTTAGGAAGTGGAGGGGAAAGTCAgctggggggggttgggggtttaAAACTCAGCATGGGTGAAGGTTTGTTTACATGCCGAAGAAGAAACCAACTGTTAAAATGCAAGTCCCTGCAGGTCCTGTTTCATGACAGTGACAGTTTGAAATGCAATGAGTTGAGTTAGTGACATGCAAGTGTGAGTAAATACAAAGAATGtgtaaaaaaccaaacaaaaaaaacctgtgaATGAGGACTGCAAGTGAAGAGGGGGCGGAGACAGCAGCTGGTGTCAGGGAGCATGTCAGCACTTGTTGTGGACCAGGAGAGACCAAACAACGGAAGTCAAGACCATGCtccgtcaaagttaaagcatcgCCATACTACTACATACTAACTATACCACTTTTAAAATCTGACAATTATGTTACTTTATTCTGTAAAGTATACAATTTTACTGTATTCTCATAGTATTCTCAtcatttttgtcttcttttcagTTTGGCCCTAAAACAGTAGTCACAACAACTAGTTGCAAGCTCTTGTTTGAAAATAGAATAATTCAATCATTTGGGCTTTTTGGTGAATTACTGCCACTGTTATTGACATTTTAGTGTTGTCTTAAGCTTGAATTAAAATGCAAACCACCACAATATTTAATCAGTCACAAAGTCACCAGTCaagttattcttttattttgaaacctcAAACCGGATGTTGCTGCCAAGTATAAAACTAAAGAAAACCCCGCTCGGCGGCAAAAGACTCGAAAAGGACGAAGACCAGTAAACATGTTACGCTCTCGTCGGTAGCGGCCAAACAGATGGACTCGTAACACATTTCTTCGACTAGTCATCAAAGTCGTCGGGCGAAGTCGTCTGACATGAAGTGACACTCGTGGAACGACCGCATGacactttttccccccccctcaacAGCCCACTTCTGATGTGCCCGGCTTTGCGCCTCTTTACTCACCGGCCCGAAGAACAACTCATCACGGAAAAACACCACATAGCGGTAAGACAAAAAGATGCACTGCATTTCGCGCAATACGAATAATTCAATTCGTATTTTAACATGCTAACCGTGCTACTAACTAGCACTTTACAATTGTCAATGGCCTGTTATCTCCATTCTACCCACGTGCAAATGCAGTGGTGAATTTGCTAAATGTACATGTGTGGGCTAGAGTGAGTgggttcattattattattagtaatatcattgttattattttaaaaggaaTTGTTCAAATGATGCGCGTGCATTTTGTTGACAAACACTGGAATCAAAATGGCACATGTGCTGCCTCCTGGCGACCGATGAAGGAATGTAGGTCAAACTTGCAACGGAAGTGCATTGCATGAAAAATCCTCGGCAGTGTTGCACTTTTTCTGCCACTTGGAACCCTTAATTCAGTTAAGTCACTGATTCTTTTACCTTTTATACCAAGAATCACGGGAATAAAATGACCTAATTTTAACATTAAAATGCAGTAGTGTAGAAGGCCATGGTGTCCATCAAAAACGGTCAActctttaataaaaacaaaaaagtcataTTATTGTAAGCCACTGTAATATTTTGCAGTTTTAATGGTACAACATTTCaatatagcaaaataaaaaatatagggCAATCAAATccatttactcaactcaactaaagtttatttatatagtgctttcaaacagcctgaactgtcacaaaaaaaaacccaaacataacataaaacatgaacaccaatacaataaaatcacaacaaatcaacattcttccatccctacatacgctttgacgTTTGAAGcactttttagatgaaagaggacataatcggtctcctttcagcagttgatcaaagacgtgatgacgtcacacacgtttgctacGAGCTAAGTTTTtttataagctagctcataaacattaaatgattCCATTAGAATGGATTTcacataatgaataaataaaaaaaatactatatctACATATATAAAATCTACTGTTCTTAAAGATGAAATGCTCTTAAAAGTTCGATGCAAATAAAACTGAATTGTACTTGGTTAGTCATGCTTTTGCATCCCACTCGTGGGACGTCCTCAACTTCGCACCACTGGGTTAGGCTTTATATTTAGGTGTTTTTGGTTTATAACTAAATATGACCGTCATTTACAGCAGAAATGTATTTTGATAAGTTGGTATCTCCGATAAATTTTTAGTTAAATTGGTGCTGTTGAAAGTgttgtttttagaaaaaaaaagctagcatAATCGAATAGTTGTATTGACTGCATTTAATCACCAATTAATCCATTAAAAATTGGGGGGGTTGGGTGAAGTTAAAACGAAGACAAGAGAGCAGAATAGAAGCTACATGCATGTGTATTGTCATAAATACAGAGTGTATATAGTGTACATAGTGACATGACTAGTGCGCAAACTTGTTGTGAAAATGCGATGTTCTTTCAGGCTCCCAGTGAGATGGCGCGTGCTGAGACCGTGGAGAGCGTGGGCGAGGCTGCCGCAAGGGCGAGTGGCCCTCTGCCCCACCAACACCTCAGCGCTTGTCACTCCTTCGTGCGAAACTCTCCCAGCAACCGCCGCCAGAACCAGCAGCAGAACCAACAGGAACAATCCAATCTGCCAACGCCGCCGCCTTCACCGCCCACCCAGCCCGACGCCATCTTTGGAGAACAATCAGGTAGGATGGTGAAATTCAGACACAGATGTGCTGCAGGAGGGCCCAAAATTGTGTCAGTTGGTAATGATTGGAGTCAACTTTATTGCACCAAATCACACAAATATGTAAcactaccataggagaggggaggggatGAAGATTTGgccacaacttgagccacaaatatgacggatggaccaacgtggcatgtcgatTATTTTcggttgatttttttattatctggtttactgtATGATATCCAATTGGTCtgtaattgccgataattatcggccaccgatattattgtgcatccctgAACAAAAATGTATGTTGTTTGGAAACGTGTAATGGCTGAAtgatgaatatgaatatgaaagAAACGTGAGTAGTTCTGCCCAATCAGAACTACCAATAATGAAGGACACCAAAGCCCAAGAGTTACCACAGCGACACCTTGTAACGGTTTCCTGTTTTAAGCATGAAAATTCCCAATGTACCACCTGGCGGGTTTCTCTCGGGACCGCCGGGCGGTCCGCATGCCACGCTTTGAAACCCCCAGGTGCTAATTGTTGCCACTTTGCGATTGCTCTTCCGCGCCTCGTCATTCCCACGTACTCAAGTTGAGTTGAAAGGTGTTTGTGCGTCGATTGACGTACGTCGTTGACGCAAGCGGAAGCCAAAAGTGCTCCGACCGGTTTGCCGAGCGGATATCGTTGACAGATGAAAACAAAAGTTGACACGTGCTTTCGATTTCTG
This genomic stretch from Festucalex cinctus isolate MCC-2025b chromosome 13, RoL_Fcin_1.0, whole genome shotgun sequence harbors:
- the bbc3 gene encoding bcl-2-binding component 3; translated protein: MCPALRLFTHRPEEQLITEKHHIAAPSEMARAETVESVGEAAARASGPLPHQHLSACHSFVRNSPSNRRQNQQQNQQEQSNLPTPPPSPPTQPDAIFGEQSDGQQREEAARRRGPLPDLLPRDQRPFGGGPQPRGEATLEARPVDTAAVAQHLRTIGDQFNASVLRAHGAPQWQDWIDAGRGFLNLAARTLSALYRLA